The following coding sequences are from one Devosia yakushimensis window:
- a CDS encoding MFS transporter, whose protein sequence is MTPFYHLLGNNLIANITNFTVWFALTFWVYIETQSVFATGMIAGIYLVFTAGFGFWLGSIVDHNPKKLAMLGSSVVSAAFYAASLALYLLSPAEVFTNPYGAHLWIFVFLVMLGVIAGNIRSIALPTLVTILIPEDRRDKANGLVGMVTGIGFLTTSVISGFLVAWGGMVATLGLALVLTLLAFAHLFPVPIDEGRVALEPGEVAEPKRVDIKGTIAVIAAVPGLFALIFFATFNNFLGGIFMALLDAYGLSLVSVQIWGLLFGVLSTAFILSGLIIAKTGLGRNPLRTLLLVNLITWAVCCVFTLQSSIWLLAAGCFVWMLLGPYAEAAEHTTLQKVVPLERQGRVFGFAQSVEQAASPLTAFLIGPLTQFVVIPFMTDGAGARTIGSWFGTGPARGIALVFTLAGMVGVVVTIVALRSKYYRQLSAAYAGGPDDDDLDGEGATVSPA, encoded by the coding sequence ATGACCCCGTTTTATCATCTGCTGGGCAATAATCTGATTGCCAATATCACCAACTTCACGGTGTGGTTCGCGCTGACCTTCTGGGTCTATATCGAGACGCAATCGGTCTTTGCCACCGGCATGATTGCCGGCATCTATCTGGTTTTCACCGCCGGTTTCGGGTTCTGGCTGGGCAGCATTGTCGACCACAATCCCAAAAAACTCGCCATGCTGGGCTCGAGCGTGGTGTCGGCGGCATTCTATGCAGCCTCGCTGGCGCTATATCTGCTGTCGCCGGCCGAAGTCTTCACCAATCCCTATGGCGCCCATCTCTGGATCTTCGTGTTCCTGGTGATGCTGGGCGTCATTGCCGGCAATATCCGCTCCATCGCGCTGCCGACCCTGGTGACCATCCTCATCCCCGAGGACCGGCGCGACAAGGCCAATGGGCTGGTCGGCATGGTGACCGGCATCGGTTTTCTGACCACCTCGGTCATCAGCGGCTTCCTCGTCGCCTGGGGAGGCATGGTGGCGACGCTCGGCCTGGCGCTGGTGCTGACGCTGCTGGCCTTTGCCCATCTCTTCCCGGTGCCGATCGACGAGGGGCGTGTTGCCCTCGAGCCGGGCGAGGTGGCGGAGCCCAAGCGGGTCGATATCAAGGGCACGATTGCGGTGATCGCAGCGGTACCGGGCCTGTTCGCGCTGATCTTTTTTGCCACCTTCAACAATTTCCTGGGTGGCATCTTCATGGCGCTGCTCGATGCCTATGGCCTTTCGCTGGTGTCGGTGCAGATCTGGGGGCTGCTTTTCGGCGTGCTCTCGACCGCCTTCATCCTGTCCGGCCTCATCATCGCCAAAACCGGCCTGGGCAGGAATCCGCTGCGCACGCTGCTGCTGGTCAATCTCATCACCTGGGCGGTGTGTTGCGTCTTCACCCTGCAATCCTCGATCTGGCTGCTGGCGGCCGGGTGTTTTGTCTGGATGCTGCTGGGCCCCTATGCGGAAGCGGCCGAGCACACGACTTTGCAAAAGGTCGTGCCGCTGGAGCGGCAGGGCCGGGTCTTCGGCTTTGCCCAATCGGTGGAACAGGCGGCTTCCCCTTTGACCGCCTTCCTCATCGGCCCGCTGACCCAATTCGTCGTCATCCCCTTCATGACCGATGGTGCGGGGGCGCGGACCATTGGCTCCTGGTTCGGCACGGGGCCGGCGCGGGGGATCGCGCTGGTCTTTACCCTGGCCGGAATGGTCGGCGTGGTGGTGACCATAGTGGCGCTGCGCTCGAAATATTACCGCCAGCTCTCGGCCGCCTATGCCGGGGGGCCGGACGATGACGATCTGGATGGCGAGGGCGCCACGGTGAGCCCGGCCTAG
- a CDS encoding ROK family transcriptional regulator: protein MEDWQANQTARGPAPALYGLAKTSGTIPADPAPPHLRQLAEVLIESGALQRPALARRIGVSKQTVSELLSVLEQRGLVRVAGPLNGLPGRSSLSYALRPEAALALGFDIGGTKIAAALIDLRGTVLAETIEPTAHGDLDQLVGQLAGLATALTERAGAQRLHVQACTVGVPAAVNPATGILNLAANLPGLVAVDLHARLTAALGCPVAIENDVNLALLGEVAAGCGKGKSDIAFVALGTGVGAGLMVNGRLLRGATGGAGEIAYLPLPDHGTTERSLIQGHFETVVGEAGIREAFVRRGGAADLPVRAIFDAAAAGDARALETIDELAGHVALGIVSLIALIDPELVVLGGSVGARPELIERVRHQLATRFERPVPILASNTGARAGLAGALETARRHLLADLFGEE from the coding sequence ATGGAAGATTGGCAGGCAAATCAAACGGCTAGGGGTCCCGCACCGGCCCTCTATGGTCTGGCCAAGACTTCGGGCACCATTCCAGCCGACCCGGCTCCGCCCCATCTGCGCCAATTGGCCGAAGTGCTGATCGAATCGGGCGCGCTGCAGCGTCCGGCACTGGCCCGGCGCATCGGGGTTTCCAAGCAGACCGTCTCCGAGCTGCTCTCGGTACTCGAGCAGCGCGGATTGGTGCGTGTGGCCGGCCCCCTCAATGGCCTGCCGGGACGCTCGAGCCTGAGCTATGCCCTGCGCCCCGAAGCAGCGCTCGCGCTGGGTTTCGATATTGGCGGCACCAAGATTGCCGCCGCCCTGATCGACCTGCGCGGCACGGTTCTGGCCGAAACCATCGAGCCGACCGCCCATGGCGATCTCGACCAATTGGTCGGCCAGCTGGCGGGGCTTGCAACGGCACTGACCGAGCGGGCCGGGGCACAGCGGCTGCATGTGCAGGCCTGTACGGTTGGCGTGCCGGCCGCGGTCAACCCGGCCACCGGCATTCTGAACCTGGCCGCCAACCTGCCGGGCCTGGTGGCGGTGGACCTGCATGCCAGGCTGACCGCGGCCCTGGGCTGCCCGGTCGCCATCGAAAACGACGTCAACCTGGCCCTCTTGGGCGAAGTGGCGGCCGGTTGCGGCAAGGGCAAGAGCGACATCGCCTTCGTGGCGCTGGGCACCGGTGTCGGCGCCGGCCTCATGGTCAATGGCCGGCTTTTGCGCGGCGCCACCGGCGGGGCCGGCGAAATCGCCTATCTCCCGCTGCCCGACCACGGCACGACCGAGCGTTCGCTGATCCAGGGGCATTTCGAAACCGTTGTCGGCGAGGCCGGCATTCGCGAAGCCTTCGTCCGCCGCGGCGGCGCGGCCGACCTGCCGGTACGGGCAATTTTCGATGCCGCGGCCGCGGGTGACGCGAGGGCGCTCGAAACCATCGACGAGCTGGCCGGCCATGTCGCGCTCGGCATCGTCTCGCTGATCGCGCTGATCGATCCCGAGCTGGTGGTGCTGGGCGGCAGCGTGGGCGCCCGGCCCGAGCTGATCGAGCGCGTGCGCCACCAATTGGCCACAAGGTTCGAGCGGCCGGTGCCGATCCTGGCCAGCAATACCGGCGCCCGGGCGGGCCTGGCCGGAGCGCTGGAAACCGCACGCCGGCATTTATTGGCGGATTTGTTTGGGGAGGAGTAA
- a CDS encoding ABC transporter ATP-binding protein, which translates to MTHTMAENRLLELDNVQVQFPMREGLVKAVNGVSYHVNKGEVLGIVGESGSGKSITARAIMRLLPKNAKETGGSIRLRPRTGEEFELSALDRNSRAVRKVRGNHIGMIFQEPMTALSPVHTIGTQIMRTVQLHKGLSKADARARAIELLAKVQMPRPAQLVDAYPHQLSGGMRQRAMIALAISCDPSLLIADEPTTALDVTTEAQIIELLKELKSELGMAIVFITHNFGVVADIADRVSVMYLGRIVETADVDDIFYAPKHPYTQALLRSIPRLGVDQGRRLPTIPGMVPDPFSVPNGCAFNPRCIHAVPGLCDTKVPPELRFGSQMSRCHIAEQFAQTEQQEPAHV; encoded by the coding sequence ATGACCCACACCATGGCTGAAAACCGGCTGCTCGAACTGGACAATGTGCAGGTCCAATTCCCCATGCGCGAGGGCCTGGTCAAGGCCGTCAATGGCGTTTCCTACCATGTCAACAAAGGCGAAGTGCTGGGGATTGTCGGGGAAAGCGGCTCAGGCAAATCCATCACTGCCCGCGCCATCATGCGGCTGCTGCCCAAGAACGCCAAAGAGACCGGCGGCAGCATTCGCCTGCGCCCCCGCACCGGCGAAGAATTCGAACTCTCCGCGCTCGATCGCAATAGCCGCGCCGTGCGCAAGGTGCGCGGCAATCATATCGGCATGATCTTCCAGGAGCCGATGACGGCGCTGTCGCCGGTCCACACCATCGGCACCCAGATCATGCGCACCGTGCAATTGCACAAGGGCCTGAGCAAGGCCGATGCCCGCGCCCGCGCCATCGAGCTTCTGGCCAAAGTGCAGATGCCCCGCCCGGCCCAATTGGTCGATGCCTATCCCCACCAGCTCTCGGGCGGCATGCGCCAGCGCGCCATGATTGCGCTGGCCATTTCCTGCGATCCGAGCCTGCTCATTGCCGACGAGCCCACCACCGCGCTCGACGTCACCACCGAGGCCCAGATCATCGAATTGCTCAAGGAGCTCAAATCCGAGCTGGGCATGGCCATCGTCTTCATCACCCACAATTTCGGCGTCGTCGCTGACATCGCCGACCGCGTCTCGGTCATGTATCTGGGCCGCATTGTCGAAACCGCCGATGTCGACGACATTTTCTACGCCCCCAAGCATCCCTATACCCAGGCGCTGCTCCGCTCCATTCCGCGCCTCGGCGTCGATCAAGGCCGGCGCCTGCCCACCATTCCCGGCATGGTGCCCGACCCCTTCAGCGTACCCAATGGCTGCGCCTTCAATCCGCGCTGCATCCATGCCGTGCCCGGTCTCTGCGACACCAAAGTGCCGCCCGAATTGCGCTTTGGCAGCCAGATGTCGCGCTGCCACATTGCCGAGCAATTCGCCCAAACCGAACAGCAGGAGCCAGCCCATGTCTAA
- a CDS encoding LacI family DNA-binding transcriptional regulator, which translates to MKPVQHKKVGFKEIALRADVAISTVSHVLNGTAPISPEVRARVLEAAGQLGYLAKRREKAAIAVLRSILLAVPSDTLPHNEFNLFSWTLLSTLMRECERRAIRVIPIEIDRPHLSGERIVAEARAAEVDGILLLSEDRRDVLSDIAASEIPAVLINGEDHEMQIDSVTPGNRFAARYATNWLIEEGHRSILHLSWEGRSTIRRRRDGFLDAFRANGLSLDTAHVHLAEGYLPDQGEAAMKDWLASHDGLGGVTAIFCAADNLALGALAALTKAGLSLPDDVSIVGFDGVAIGELTTPSLTTVSVPLEHMGTAALHLLEQRIVNAAQQPPAHRLELGCRLTIRNSVKRLV; encoded by the coding sequence ATGAAGCCGGTGCAGCACAAAAAGGTCGGCTTCAAGGAAATCGCGCTGCGGGCCGATGTCGCCATTTCCACAGTATCGCATGTGCTCAACGGCACCGCGCCGATCTCGCCGGAAGTGCGGGCGCGGGTGCTCGAAGCGGCCGGGCAATTGGGCTATCTCGCCAAGCGCCGGGAAAAGGCTGCCATCGCCGTGCTGCGCTCGATCCTGCTGGCCGTGCCCAGCGATACGCTGCCGCATAATGAATTCAACCTCTTTTCCTGGACGCTGCTCAGCACGCTGATGCGGGAATGCGAGCGGCGCGCCATCCGCGTCATCCCCATTGAAATCGACCGCCCGCATTTGAGCGGCGAACGCATCGTCGCCGAGGCCCGCGCGGCCGAGGTGGACGGTATTCTGCTGCTCAGCGAAGATCGCCGCGATGTGCTCAGCGATATCGCCGCCTCCGAAATCCCGGCCGTGCTGATCAATGGCGAAGACCATGAAATGCAGATCGACAGCGTCACGCCCGGCAATCGCTTTGCCGCGCGTTACGCCACCAATTGGCTGATCGAGGAGGGACACCGCTCGATCCTGCATCTCAGCTGGGAGGGCCGCTCGACCATCCGCCGCCGCCGCGATGGTTTTCTCGACGCCTTCCGCGCCAATGGCCTGTCGCTCGACACCGCCCATGTGCATCTGGCCGAGGGCTATCTGCCCGATCAGGGCGAGGCGGCGATGAAGGACTGGCTGGCCAGCCATGACGGGCTGGGCGGGGTCACCGCCATTTTCTGCGCGGCCGACAATCTGGCATTGGGCGCGCTGGCGGCCCTGACCAAGGCCGGACTGAGCCTGCCGGACGATGTGTCCATCGTGGGCTTCGACGGCGTCGCCATCGGGGAATTGACCACGCCCAGCCTCACCACGGTCAGCGTGCCCCTCGAGCATATGGGCACCGCAGCCCTGCATCTGCTCGAACAGCGCATCGTCAACGCCGCCCAGCAACCCCCGGCTCACCGGCTCGAACTGGGCTGCCGGCTGACCATCCGCAACAGCGTAAAGCGGCTGGTTTAG
- a CDS encoding NAD-dependent epimerase/dehydratase family protein, whose amino-acid sequence MSRILLTGASGYLGTRLRTALAAAGHTIIATDIRPAADGAAIEIADLADAAAMDGLMGRQIDAVVHLGGMSNEGDWDLILRANIMGCHTLFEAARRHGVNRIIYASSYHVVGFYPTEAAPLPVDIAYRPDTLYGVSKVFGESLARFYFDKHGVQSLSIRICSAYDPKTVRESRNWCDPADLARLVNRAIEIDQLGCQVLYGISDNPGAFFVNRAGNSLGWAPQGSSLQHDFPDPRAPVDFDDPANRLLGGGMALRPAPGAAG is encoded by the coding sequence ATGTCCCGCATCCTGCTCACCGGAGCCTCCGGCTATCTGGGAACACGGCTCCGCACAGCGCTCGCCGCGGCGGGCCACACCATCATCGCCACCGATATCCGCCCCGCCGCCGACGGCGCCGCCATCGAGATTGCCGATCTCGCCGATGCGGCGGCCATGGATGGCTTGATGGGACGGCAGATCGACGCCGTGGTCCATCTCGGCGGCATGTCCAACGAGGGCGATTGGGACCTCATCCTGCGCGCCAATATCATGGGCTGCCACACCCTGTTCGAGGCCGCCCGGCGCCATGGCGTCAACCGCATCATCTATGCCTCGTCCTATCATGTCGTGGGCTTTTACCCCACCGAGGCCGCGCCGCTGCCGGTCGACATCGCCTACCGCCCCGATACGCTTTACGGGGTCTCCAAGGTTTTCGGCGAAAGCCTGGCGCGCTTCTATTTCGACAAGCATGGCGTCCAGTCGCTGTCGATCCGCATCTGCTCGGCCTATGATCCGAAAACGGTCCGGGAATCGCGCAATTGGTGCGACCCCGCAGATCTTGCGCGCCTGGTGAACCGGGCCATCGAGATCGACCAATTGGGCTGCCAGGTGCTGTACGGCATATCGGACAATCCGGGCGCTTTCTTCGTCAATCGGGCAGGAAACAGCCTGGGCTGGGCGCCCCAGGGCAGCTCCCTCCAGCATGATTTTCCCGATCCGCGCGCGCCGGTCGATTTCGACGACCCGGCCAATCGCCTGCTGGGCGGCGGCATGGCGCTGCGCCCCGCGCCCGGCGCGGCAGGATGA
- a CDS encoding ABC transporter permease: protein MTDTALETPKVRDHKEDLYTAKPWQLIWRRFSKHLLAVISLWFLVLLALTAIFADQVAPYDPFKVQRLRTLAPPTGIHLFHEGQFVGPFVYGLERERDLETARVIYETDTATPLPIQLFYQGDDYNFFGLFKSNIHLFGVDDRRQQINLLGTDDLGRDVFSRLMHGGRVTLSAGLVGVIFAFVLGLTLGSISGYFGGWIDSSIQRLMEFIRSIPTIPLWMGLAAALPIAWDPIFVYVLITLILALIGWTHLARVVRGQFMAIRNEDFVMAARLAGASEYRIITKHMLPSMTSYIIAALTLAVPEMILGETALSFLGLGLRPPVVSWGVLLQDAQNLRSISMAPWLLSPGLAVVLTVLAFNFLGDGLRDAADPYGQ from the coding sequence GTGACCGATACCGCCCTCGAAACCCCCAAGGTCCGCGACCACAAGGAAGACCTCTATACCGCCAAGCCCTGGCAATTGATCTGGCGCCGCTTTTCCAAGCATTTGCTGGCCGTCATCTCGCTGTGGTTCCTGGTGCTGCTGGCGCTGACGGCGATCTTTGCCGATCAGGTTGCCCCCTATGATCCGTTCAAGGTGCAGCGCCTCAGGACCCTGGCCCCGCCCACCGGCATTCATCTCTTCCATGAGGGCCAGTTCGTCGGCCCCTTCGTCTATGGGCTGGAGCGCGAACGCGATCTCGAAACGGCGCGCGTCATCTACGAAACCGACACCGCAACCCCGCTGCCCATCCAGCTCTTCTACCAGGGCGACGACTACAATTTCTTCGGCCTCTTCAAATCCAACATCCACCTGTTCGGCGTCGATGACCGGCGTCAGCAGATCAACCTGCTCGGCACCGACGATCTGGGCCGCGACGTCTTCTCCCGCCTCATGCATGGCGGCCGCGTCACCCTCTCGGCGGGTCTCGTGGGCGTGATCTTCGCCTTCGTGCTGGGCCTCACCCTGGGCTCGATCTCGGGCTATTTCGGCGGCTGGATCGATAGCTCAATCCAGCGCCTGATGGAGTTCATCCGCTCCATTCCCACCATCCCGCTCTGGATGGGCCTCGCCGCTGCCCTGCCCATCGCCTGGGACCCCATCTTTGTCTATGTGCTGATCACATTGATCCTCGCCCTGATCGGCTGGACCCATCTGGCGCGCGTGGTGCGCGGGCAATTCATGGCCATCCGCAACGAGGATTTCGTGATGGCCGCCCGGCTGGCCGGGGCCTCGGAATACCGCATCATCACCAAGCATATGCTGCCCTCGATGACCTCTTACATCATCGCGGCACTGACCCTGGCCGTGCCCGAAATGATCCTGGGCGAAACCGCGCTCAGCTTCCTGGGCCTGGGGCTACGGCCCCCCGTCGTCAGCTGGGGCGTGCTGTTGCAGGATGCCCAGAACCTGCGTTCGATCTCGATGGCGCCCTGGCTGCTTTCGCCGGGCCTGGCGGTGGTGCTCACCGTCCTGGCCTTCAATTTCCTCGGCGATGGCCTGCGCGACGCGGCCGATCCTTATGGGCAATGA
- a CDS encoding ABC transporter substrate-binding protein, translating to MNSKRWITALAAGILCTTGLSGLAWAFQEAPMLAEQVQAGSLPPVDERLPTKPAVVTAIEVGQYGGTWRRAFNGPGDRWGPTKLMEERVLKWTADANGGAVLTPGYIESYSVNENSTEFTFTLLEGLKWSDGQPVTTEDVAFWYNDIFLNRKIVPTLEPTFAPGGVPLELEVVDERTFTVKFAQPYVYFLQILAKDSTGEPSLDRPSFLFPKHYLSQFNNNYASEDELTAAAKKFNVAAWTDLWGSKGAATAWWSNPDLPVITAWKIETPPPADTVVMVRNPYYYAVDQEGNQLPYIDRIEHRLFQDPETLNLMVAQGQLDMQDRHLSLANYTFYKENEARGGYHTVNWKDTNIWSLVPNMTVKDETLAALFADAKVREAFSVAVDRELIIELTQSGLAQPVQAAPVSGSQYYNEELASHWTEYDPDLANQLLDEAGLDKRDDAGFRLRPDGKRFSLVVETSDAAHAKTLELLTENYAEVGIEMLPRVIDRTQWDNNRANNDFQMHWIPFDRMTYVPADPRRLMGWDSFGNEYFKWYSTDGAEGIEPPADDPIREIWALWDKASQSASVEEADVSVNEMARIFGEQGWVIGVYGEGPVVNIVSNAMHNVQPDLVQDDIFRGVGLARTQQFWLEQN from the coding sequence ATGAATTCCAAGAGATGGATTACCGCTCTGGCGGCTGGCATCCTGTGCACGACAGGGCTGAGCGGGCTGGCCTGGGCCTTTCAGGAAGCGCCGATGCTGGCCGAGCAGGTTCAGGCCGGCTCGCTCCCGCCGGTGGATGAGCGCCTGCCCACCAAGCCCGCCGTGGTCACGGCCATCGAGGTGGGCCAATATGGCGGCACCTGGCGCCGCGCCTTCAATGGCCCGGGCGACCGCTGGGGCCCCACCAAGCTGATGGAAGAGCGCGTCCTCAAATGGACCGCCGACGCCAATGGCGGTGCCGTGCTGACGCCGGGCTATATCGAGAGCTACTCAGTCAACGAGAACTCGACCGAATTCACCTTCACCCTGCTCGAGGGCCTCAAATGGTCCGATGGCCAACCGGTGACCACCGAAGACGTGGCCTTCTGGTACAATGACATCTTCCTCAACCGCAAGATCGTGCCGACGCTGGAGCCGACCTTCGCGCCGGGCGGCGTGCCGCTGGAACTCGAAGTGGTGGACGAGCGCACCTTCACGGTGAAGTTCGCCCAGCCCTATGTCTATTTCCTGCAGATCCTGGCCAAGGATTCTACCGGGGAACCCAGCCTGGATCGTCCCAGCTTCCTGTTCCCCAAGCATTATCTCAGCCAGTTCAACAATAATTACGCCAGCGAAGACGAGCTGACCGCCGCGGCCAAGAAGTTCAACGTCGCGGCCTGGACCGATCTCTGGGGCTCCAAGGGCGCTGCCACCGCCTGGTGGTCCAATCCGGACCTGCCCGTCATCACCGCCTGGAAGATCGAGACACCCCCGCCGGCCGATACGGTCGTCATGGTGCGCAATCCCTATTATTACGCCGTCGATCAGGAGGGCAATCAGCTCCCCTATATCGACCGCATCGAGCACCGCCTGTTCCAGGATCCCGAAACGCTCAACCTGATGGTGGCGCAGGGGCAGCTCGACATGCAGGACCGCCATCTGAGCCTGGCCAATTACACCTTCTACAAGGAAAACGAGGCGCGCGGCGGCTATCACACGGTCAATTGGAAGGACACCAATATCTGGTCGCTCGTGCCCAATATGACGGTCAAGGACGAGACGCTGGCGGCCCTGTTTGCCGATGCCAAGGTGCGCGAGGCCTTTTCGGTGGCGGTCGACCGCGAGCTGATCATCGAATTGACCCAGTCCGGTCTCGCCCAGCCCGTCCAGGCGGCGCCGGTTTCCGGCTCGCAATATTACAATGAAGAGCTCGCCAGCCACTGGACCGAATACGACCCGGACCTGGCCAATCAGCTGCTCGATGAAGCGGGCCTGGACAAGCGCGACGATGCGGGCTTCCGCCTCCGTCCCGATGGCAAGCGCTTCAGCCTCGTCGTGGAAACCAGCGACGCGGCCCATGCCAAGACGCTGGAACTGCTGACCGAGAATTATGCCGAGGTCGGCATCGAAATGCTGCCCCGCGTCATCGACCGCACGCAATGGGACAATAACCGGGCCAATAACGACTTCCAGATGCATTGGATTCCGTTCGACCGCATGACCTATGTTCCGGCCGATCCGCGGCGCCTGATGGGTTGGGACAGCTTCGGCAACGAATATTTCAAGTGGTACAGCACCGACGGCGCCGAAGGGATCGAACCGCCCGCCGACGATCCGATCCGCGAGATCTGGGCGCTCTGGGACAAGGCCTCGCAATCGGCTTCGGTTGAGGAAGCCGACGTCTCGGTCAACGAAATGGCCCGCATCTTTGGCGAACAGGGCTGGGTGATCGGCGTCTATGGCGAGGGCCCGGTGGTCAATATCGTCTCCAACGCCATGCACAATGTGCAGCCCGATCTGGTGCAGGACGACATCTTCCGCGGCGTGGGCCTGGCCCGCACCCAGCAGTTCTGGCTCGAGCAGAACTGA
- a CDS encoding ABC transporter permease produces the protein MVAFIGRRALLAIPTLIFISFISFVIIQLPPGDYVTSYAAQLRQQGDYVSAAQEAIMRQNMGLNDPILVQYWRWISNIVFRGDFGHSLEWNAPVGSLIWDRLALTLAISSLSLVFTWIIAIPVGVYSATRQYSILDHLFTVFGFLGKGVPDFLLALILMWIGFIYLQIDVGGLFSPQYQNAPWSWDKLVNLLSHLWIPLVVLATGGAAGLIRVMRANMLDELGKPYVETAYAQGLSERQVVWNYPVRVALNPFISTVGWSLPALFSGDVITAVVLNLPTTGPLLLQALKMQDMYLAGSFILILSVFTVIGTLVSDILLAWFDPRIRYA, from the coding sequence ATGGTTGCCTTTATCGGGCGTCGAGCGCTTCTGGCGATACCGACGCTGATCTTTATCTCGTTCATTTCCTTCGTGATCATCCAGCTGCCGCCGGGCGACTACGTCACCTCCTATGCCGCCCAGCTCCGCCAGCAGGGCGACTATGTTTCGGCCGCGCAGGAAGCGATCATGCGGCAGAATATGGGGCTCAACGATCCCATTCTGGTGCAATATTGGCGCTGGATTTCCAACATCGTGTTCCGCGGCGATTTCGGCCATTCCCTGGAATGGAACGCCCCGGTGGGCAGTCTGATCTGGGACCGGCTGGCGCTGACCCTGGCCATTTCCTCGCTGAGCCTGGTCTTTACCTGGATCATTGCCATTCCCGTCGGCGTCTATTCCGCCACGCGCCAATATTCCATTCTCGACCACCTCTTCACCGTGTTCGGGTTCCTCGGCAAAGGCGTGCCCGATTTCCTATTGGCGCTGATCCTGATGTGGATCGGCTTTATCTATCTGCAGATCGATGTGGGCGGGCTGTTCTCCCCGCAATATCAGAACGCCCCCTGGAGCTGGGACAAACTCGTCAACCTGCTGTCGCATCTGTGGATTCCGCTGGTGGTGCTGGCAACCGGCGGCGCGGCCGGGCTGATCCGCGTCATGCGCGCCAATATGCTCGATGAATTGGGCAAGCCCTATGTCGAGACCGCCTATGCCCAGGGCCTTTCCGAACGCCAGGTGGTGTGGAACTACCCGGTGCGCGTCGCGCTCAATCCCTTCATTTCCACCGTCGGCTGGTCGCTGCCCGCCCTGTTTTCGGGCGACGTGATCACCGCCGTGGTGCTCAACCTGCCCACCACCGGGCCGTTGTTGCTGCAGGCGCTCAAGATGCAGGACATGTATCTGGCGGGCAGCTTCATCCTCATCCTCAGCGTCTTTACCGTGATCGGCACGCTGGTCTCCGATATCCTGCTGGCGTGGTTCGACCCGCGCATCCGCTACGCGTGA
- a CDS encoding SMP-30/gluconolactonase/LRE family protein gives MSGEGNQALAISPVTFLVEERFGVGESPVWEQEHGRLWWCDIEAGAIHALTLADGSRQRLQFDEPVASLGLAGPGQLVVAFRRTVELVDMADGARRLVASVEHAKPAMRFNDGKVGPDGAFYVGSMDNGGVGSPAGCLYRVTAAGAVSTLVTGLVISNGLAWNGAATRLYHSDSRGEMWVDAWDFDRTSGAIANRRRLRHQDEANGRADGAACDIEGYYWSAGPSRSRINRFAPDGTLTGWVDLPLAHPTMPCFGGADMRTVFVTSLNSGAAGEGRDGVVQFRVAAPGVKVGRFGVPQE, from the coding sequence TTGAGCGGAGAGGGGAACCAGGCGCTGGCCATATCGCCAGTGACTTTCCTGGTGGAGGAGCGCTTCGGCGTCGGGGAGAGCCCGGTTTGGGAGCAGGAGCATGGCCGGCTCTGGTGGTGTGACATCGAGGCGGGGGCGATCCATGCCCTGACGCTGGCCGATGGCAGCCGCCAGAGGCTGCAATTCGACGAACCGGTGGCCAGCCTTGGGCTTGCCGGCCCCGGACAGCTCGTCGTGGCCTTCCGCCGCACGGTCGAACTGGTGGACATGGCCGATGGCGCGCGCCGCCTGGTCGCGTCGGTCGAGCATGCCAAGCCGGCCATGCGCTTCAATGATGGCAAGGTCGGCCCCGATGGCGCTTTCTATGTCGGCAGCATGGACAATGGCGGCGTGGGAAGCCCGGCCGGATGTCTCTACCGGGTGACGGCGGCGGGCGCGGTCTCGACCCTGGTCACCGGCCTCGTCATTTCCAATGGCCTGGCCTGGAACGGGGCGGCGACGCGGCTCTACCACTCCGATTCGCGCGGCGAGATGTGGGTGGATGCCTGGGATTTTGACCGGACCAGCGGCGCCATCGCCAATCGCCGCCGCCTGCGCCACCAGGACGAAGCCAACGGCCGGGCCGATGGCGCCGCCTGCGATATCGAGGGCTATTACTGGTCCGCCGGCCCCAGCCGCAGCCGCATCAATCGCTTCGCGCCCGATGGCACGCTGACCGGCTGGGTCGACCTGCCGCTGGCCCACCCCACAATGCCCTGCTTCGGCGGCGCCGATATGCGCACGGTTTTCGTGACCAGCCTCAATTCGGGGGCAGCAGGGGAGGGCCGGGATGGCGTGGTGCAGTTTCGCGTGGCGGCACCGGGGGTGAAGGTGGGGCGGTTCGGGGTTCCGCAGGAGTAG